The nucleotide window GTTTTATGCTATAAATATATAAAAAGCATTGCACTTATACAAATATTTCAACATGTTTTTTGCTATTATTTTGCTGTGCCTCAAATAATTATGTTCATCTAATTTAAAAATCAGCAAGCCCTAATTATGTATCAGAAGTTTGTTATGAGGTTTGAAAGTACAACAAAATGTTATATTTTGGGTTTAATGCCGCAGTTGACCTTTAATGCAATTTATTTCTCTTAATCAAATAGGGAATAAGAATTTCTTTAAAATCAGACTTAACATCTGCCTGAACAAAGTCAATTTTATATTGCCCGCATTTTAATTTTAAATTTTCTTTAAATAAACCGGAAGAGTTTAAATAATAATCACGAACTTCATTCGGATTCAGTTTAATACTTTCTCCTGTTTCCATATCAATAAATTTATACGGACGATTATTGTATTTGAACTCGCCTTCATGTTCTTTATCAGTTACATGAAATAAAATAACATCGTGTTTGCTGTGTTTTAAATGTTGTAATGCAGAAAAAAGTTTTTCGGGATTTTCACTGCTGAACATATCACTGAAAATAATTACTAAAGAACGTTTATGTATTTGATCCGAAATATGATGCAATAATTCGGCGGGTTTGCTTTTTTTGTTCAATTTATTTTCGGCAGACATTAAATTATTAAGTTGAGCATAAAGCATTCGAGAATGCACCGAAGACATTTTTGTTTGTGTATGCAATTCAATTTCATCGGAAAAGAAAGTTAAGCCTGCGGCATCTCTTTGTTTCCTTAACAAATGAATTAAAGAAGCCGCACTGAATATTGAAAACATTAATTTACTTTGAATACTTTTATTTTTATAAGGAAACAACATTGAAGAAGATGTATCAATAATAATACGACTTCGTAAGTTAGTTTCTTCTTCAAAACGTTTAACGAAAAGTTTATCTGTACGACCATATAACTTCCAGTCGATAAAACGAACTGATTCGCCTTTGTTGTATAAACGATGTTCTGCAAACTCAACCGAAAAACCGTGAAACGGACTTTTGTGTAAGCCAGTAATAAACCCTTCAACAACTTGTTTTGCCAAAAGTTCTAAATTTTCAAATTGTTTAAGTTCGCTTATGTCATCGATGTTTTTCAAGAAGAATTGTTAAAATGAAAAAAATAAAAGTTATCGGATGAATATTTTTACAAAATCTAATGTGAAACATTAAATCAACAATTTATCTGATAACTGAAAGAGAAATTTATTCTGCAATTTATAAAATAGGTTCTAATTTATCAACAAACTTCTTTTTAGCAACGGCACCTACCTGTTTGTCAACAACTTCACCGTTTTTAATAAAAAGTACCGTAGGTATGTTTCTTATTCCGTATTTCATTGCTGTTTGTCTGTTTGAATCAATATCTAATTTTACCATTAATGCTCTTCCTTCATATTCTTCCGAAAGCTCTTCTAAGATAGGATGTATCATTTTACACGGTCCGCACCAAACAGCCCACAAATCTACCACTACCGGTATGTTTGATTGTAGTACAACTTCATCAAAGTTTTTATCTGTTACTTCTAATACTGCCATAATTATAGTTTTAATTTAGTTTAAAATATTTTCTTTTTTGCAAAAATAAAAAAAACCGTAATCTTTATATCAGAAAACGGTTTATTTTAAATTGTATTATATAACATTAAAAAACATTACCAACTACTTCCGGCACCTCCGCCTCCGGAACTTCCTCCGCCCCAAGATGAACTTCCGCCCGATGACCAAGATGAACTTCCGCCGGATGACCACGAACTTGAACTTGATGATGAGGTTTTTGTTTTTTTCGGAATAATATATGTTACTGTTCTGGAATGTCCGCAATTTGTACACTTGTAGTATTTTTCACCTTTTCCCGAGCTTGAATATGTTGCTGAGGATATTACTTTATCATAAACTTTGTAGTATGTTTTATATTTGCATTTCGGACAGGAATTATATTTAGAAAACCATCTTTTATAACTTTGAATTAAAACATCGCCCTCTTCTCCTGATATCCAAACATCATAATCAACGGATTTTACTTTTTCTTCTGCAACTTGTCCTTTTTCTAAATACCTGTCATCTTCTGTTTCTGTAAGTTTGTGCATAACAAGTCCTGTTTTTGCACTTATTCTGGGTGTGTTCCTCCATTTTTCACTAATTTTTATTACAAAAAAATAAATAGCTATAAACGGAACAGGAAACAAAATAAACCAGATATATAACCTGAATATTCTGATTGTTTGGTATCTGGCAAAATAATCTTTGTTTATTATGCTTATGATAAATAGGAGAAAAAATAAGCCTACGGCAAATGCAAGAATTCGTAAATAGTAATAAATTTCTTTGTAGTATCTTCCGTAAAAACCGGAATGATTATAGTGTTGATAATCATGATCGTAATTATAATTATCAGTATTAGGAGTACTTTCGGTATCAGCAGGAGTTATTTCTTCTGCTCTTCCCATAAATATCTGAACAATCTCTGTTGTGCCGTCAATAATTCCTTGCCCGTAGTTGCCCTTTTTGAACTTTGGTACCATAAATTTTTGTTGGATTTCATAGCATTTTGCATCAGAAAGAATTTGTTCGATACCGTAACCTGTTTCAAATTCAATACGCCTTTGATCCATTACAAACAGAATCAATAAACCGTTATCAGTTTCGGCATTACCGATACCCCAAAAGTTAAATAATTCAG belongs to Bacteroidales bacterium and includes:
- a CDS encoding TPM domain-containing protein; the encoded protein is MKKIIFLTSILLLLNFIGFSQWTVKTVPNPKTTGAGFVANPDTILTEIEVTYLDSIIQEVQDSSKAEIAVVMLQSIGNETPKTFATELFNFWGIGNAETDNGLLILFVMDQRRIEFETGYGIEQILSDAKCYEIQQKFMVPKFKKGNYGQGIIDGTTEIVQIFMGRAEEITPADTESTPNTDNYNYDHDYQHYNHSGFYGRYYKEIYYYLRILAFAVGLFFLLFIISIINKDYFARYQTIRIFRLYIWFILFPVPFIAIYFFVIKISEKWRNTPRISAKTGLVMHKLTETEDDRYLEKGQVAEEKVKSVDYDVWISGEEGDVLIQSYKRWFSKYNSCPKCKYKTYYKVYDKVISSATYSSSGKGEKYYKCTNCGHSRTVTYIIPKKTKTSSSSSSSWSSGGSSSWSSGGSSSWGGGSSGGGGAGSSW
- a CDS encoding DUF58 domain-containing protein, whose amino-acid sequence is MKNIDDISELKQFENLELLAKQVVEGFITGLHKSPFHGFSVEFAEHRLYNKGESVRFIDWKLYGRTDKLFVKRFEEETNLRSRIIIDTSSSMLFPYKNKSIQSKLMFSIFSAASLIHLLRKQRDAAGLTFFSDEIELHTQTKMSSVHSRMLYAQLNNLMSAENKLNKKSKPAELLHHISDQIHKRSLVIIFSDMFSSENPEKLFSALQHLKHSKHDVILFHVTDKEHEGEFKYNNRPYKFIDMETGESIKLNPNEVRDYYLNSSGLFKENLKLKCGQYKIDFVQADVKSDFKEILIPYLIKRNKLH
- the trxA gene encoding thioredoxin, which codes for MAVLEVTDKNFDEVVLQSNIPVVVDLWAVWCGPCKMIHPILEELSEEYEGRALMVKLDIDSNRQTAMKYGIRNIPTVLFIKNGEVVDKQVGAVAKKKFVDKLEPIL